The genomic region AATGGATTCTTGAGTCATCGCGCTGAATTTATTTTGGCTTATCGAAATTGTTTAACACGACATAATAAACGCTCGACTTCTTAAGAAACTGAGGACCATTTAGCCATTTAGCTCTGCAAAATTGGTCGTTTCAACGCTGTTAAACTGGGGAAAAAGAATTTTGGTTAGAATGAAAAACTGCCCTTTTCGCAACTTACCCTTTATCCAAATAATAGTTTTGGATATTATAACTCCATTAAGTCAAAgagacatttttgttttaatttcaacatatgtaggtatttatttacaatgtgttgcattttattgttgtttaatATTTACTGATTAGGCAAATATGATATTGTGATTTATTTGTATGTTACACTTTATTGTTTCCCCAACTGCGCGTGATTATTcatattaatttcaatactaaAGTTAACACCAGTAATGCTAGtctttgattttcatttttctatgtgtttagaaaaaaaaaaaaatgcagtaaTTTATTCcttaaaaagcacaaaaaaataaattaaacaaaactaaatttaagtttacGATATATTTACATGTACGTATAATGCacaactttttattaataattaaaagcaACACTTACAGATTACAGGGGCGACAAATACTTTCAGGTGtaatttgtaagtattttttaataattactttAATTATAACAAATTAACATACTGTAAACTTATATATTTAATCCATAAAACGGATTATGCACATTTCATTCAAGCGGCGATTTTTTTGTGGAGCAACTTTCGCTCGAACAACGTTTGACTTACGAGTATTTGGTAAAAATCTCTTTCTGTAGCCTTTAGGTCAAATCAGCATTTTCGAATATTAGGCAAACTTCAAGTTAAGCTAGTCCAAGAACTAAATATAATCATTTCGGAAagtatgtttttgattttctgcGATCTTCAGTCAATACGTACAAAGCCACTTAAAATACCATACTAGTTTTAAGTaacatttttaagatttttttgtgtgtatttagttttaagtttcCATTAAAAAGTAGTTTCAGTAGAGCAAAAGTGTACCTGACATGGCTAATATTTCCTCGTTTTCCTATGAATCtaacgaaattttatttctcACTTGATTTGGTGTAATATTCTAGTGTTTTTCTTATAATGcttaaatactaaagaaacttGACATCTAAGGTTGTAgcctatattttctattttattgctATACTCTACTTATACAGTCAAACTTACGCAGCTATTAGTATAACTTTAAGGATTTAAACAAATGTTGGAGTTTTCAACGCTTTTCTCAAAACCGTTAAgtgattaatttttcaattatccATAAACACGTTTACAGTAGAGAAATAATTCGTAAGTACCTTGTGGATTATAAATACgtgaaatgtttttgttttttttttactaaatttacatTCAGTTCTTTTGTTAATTtgttcttgacatttttttcttccatttttatttaggGTTTTTGGGGAGATGTACACTCATTTTTTCTTTCCTAACTCAAACTTAAAGAGAAATAACTTAGCTCagaagtataattttttaatgcagtccaatttaaatatcaaataaagaattttataaaaaaataaacaaaattctggAATATCACTTTCAATATGAAGCGAATATATTCGATTGTTCTGCAATTAAAAATGTACAATACACAACATGATATACAACTTATGAAACAGCAATTAACATCAATTTTGaacaagaagaaataaatttagcaGACCACAACGCTTCCACTTATAGTTTCTGCAATTTTACCTCGCTATTTCTTTTACCCCACACCTGCGTCACTATTTCTTGTGATTTATATCGCGCGTCCACGTCAACTTCAAAAAGTCTCACCACCCGCGTACCACGGATGTATCCAGGGCGTCGACGGTGGCGGCGTAGGCGGGTATATAGTTGGCGAGGGCAGTCCATGTGTACCTGCCGCTGCAGCGGCTGCAGCCGCTGCTACTGCAGCACTGGGCGGTTGCAAGTGATATGCATTGGCTGATGCGGCTGATGGTGGCGAGAATAATGATGAGGCATGTGCTACAGCCAAAGCAGCCGATGAGGCCGCTGCCGCTGTTGATGAAGTTGAACTTGTAACCGAACCTGCCGAAGTATTCGAGGAGCTGCGATGCGTGGTCGCATGTTCACCAGCTGCAGCCGCTGCTGCCGCGGCACTGAAGAGCGACATGAAATCATTAGCAGCTGCTGCAGCCGCTGCTGCTGCCGAAGAAGATGATGGCGTTGCAGCTGACGCACTGTTgtgttgatgctgctgctgatgttgttgttgagCCGCACGATTAAAACGACTAGCGTCAGCCGCGCGCGATTGCTTCTCTGCTGCAGCCGCTCGAGCTTGCTTATCCGCATGTGCAGTGACCGCTGTAGCACTGCTTGCGCCTAACCAATCAAAAGGGTTTGCGAATGGATTCACTGCGGTTAGTGTAGTGTTTGCACTTAGCGGTGGGCTAAGCATAGTGGCGGCGGCTGCGGCAGCCGCTGCTGCGGAGCCACACAAAAAGTTATAAGCGGCTGCGCTTTCGGCTGCAGCGGCAGCGGCTAACTGTTGTGCAGCAGTGGTGGTAGAGGCCGCAATATGACGTGACGCGCTGTTGCTAGTGTTGCCATTTGAAGCACTGCCGGTGCTGCTTTTGGATGACGACGAGCTGCTGCTAATGCTTTTTGAACTGAGACCGTGTCCGTGAGTACCAGTGCTGCTGTTGCTACTACTCGGATTGCCGGAGCTACTTTGTTGGtaatgctgttgctgctgctgagcGTGTTGGTGATAgtggtgtatttgttgttgttgctgttgttggcggTTCTGGGAGTACAACATATCAAGCGAATGCGGGTGTGTATGAGGGTGTGGTGGCGGTGGTGCTAAAGGTGCTGCATGCGTACCGAGAGGAGCATGCATAGCTGCCGCTGCTACTGCTGCGACCGCAGCTGCGTTTTGGtgatgatgttgttgtttttgcggaAACTGTGCTGAAGAAGTGTTGGTGGACGACGAAGACGACTTCTGTTTCATTTGCTGCTGATGTTGATGAAGCTGTTGTTGAGCCTGCTGTTGATGTTGcagctgcttttgttgttgttgtgtttgttgttgttgttgttgtatatgtTGTGCTCCCCAACCCATTTCCTAGCTTATACGTGTCCGCTTTGAAGGCGGCTGCTCCTGGTTTCGAGTCATAAACAACAGCTGCTTCATGTACTTCATGACATCGCGAACCTGCACCAACGGTATATTCTCATTGTGAGAGCGATCATTTTCCATAAGTACCTGGAGTTGGCGCCTGAATAATaaaagagcaaaacaaaaaaaaagaaaaactcccGTTAGTTATATTCCAGATTCCctccacatacacatacacacaggtaTGTCTGTACATACGTATTTGGATGTCTGTACTTTATGTTTCGAAGTACTCACCTATTGCCCTTGTACAGCTCTACGCCTAGCGTCTCGATCAGTACCTTGCAGTTTTCCAGCGACTCATGGGGGAAGAAATTCTTCTGGAAATCGGTGAGCGTCATAAGCTGATCGGAGTCATTGTACGCCTTCATATTAATGCACGGCACCAGGCGGTTGTCGACATACACTTTCTGCACCTTGTACGGCTGGTTGCCCATGTTGTTGGCCGCACGCTCGTACTGCTGCATCTCCGGTATGATCGATAGCCGTTGCGCGTTATTCGCGGCAGCAGCTGCGGCCATTGCCGCATGCCGTTGTAAATGCATGCTTGCAGAGTTAGCGTTCGCTGAGGAGCCACCCGCAGTGCGACCATTTTGTTGCGCGTGGTGCTGAGCAGCGGCGGCTAAGCGTTGCTGTTGCTGTACAGCTGCGACTGCGGCTTGATGCGCTTCCTGCTGCTGTTGTAGATAGGCGGAGGCAGCTTGCACCGACCTTCGAGGGGAAGACAAATCGATTACTTCCATTGGTGGTGTATTCTGATGATGGGTTTGTTGGTGGTGGCTATGGTTTTGACTGTGGTGGTGGTGGGAAGAGTGGTGGTGTTGGTGACTAGTGTAATGTTGGGAGGAATAATGGCTGCCACTGTTGGCCGTACCAGAACCCGAGCCGCCGGATGAGCCGTGCGATCGTGTGGGCGATGGGGAAGGTGTTGACGTAGAATTTGAGGTTGAAGGTGAGGGAGGCACGTTCATCGCTGCACTGGTGGAGCAAATTACACTTTTCTGACGCCCACTACCGCTACCACCCGTAGATGTGTGTGACGAGTGGGAATATTGAGAGGGTATGTGCGGAGTTATAGTTACATTCGGATTCGGTACAATGGAGAGGGAGGGCGCCGGCGAAATTGGTGGCGACataaaaggaac from Anastrepha obliqua isolate idAnaObli1 chromosome 2, idAnaObli1_1.0, whole genome shotgun sequence harbors:
- the LOC129239650 gene encoding ecdysone-induced protein 74EF-like, with protein sequence MGWGAQHIQQQQQQTQQQQKQLQHQQQAQQQLHQHQQQMKQKSSSSSTNTSSAQFPQKQQHHHQNAAAVAAVAAAAMHAPLGTHAAPLAPPPPHPHTHPHSLDMLYSQNRQQQQQQQIHHYHQHAQQQQQHYQQSSSGNPSSSNSSTGTHGHGLSSKSISSSSSSSKSSTGSASNGNTSNSASRHIAASTTTAAQQLAAAAAAESAAAYNFLCGSAAAAAAAAATMLSPPLSANTTLTAVNPFANPFDWLGASSATAVTAHADKQARAAAAEKQSRAADASRFNRAAQQQHQQQHQHNSASAATPSSSSAAAAAAAAANDFMSLFSAAAAAAAAGEHATTHRSSSNTSAGSVTSSTSSTAAAASSAALAVAHASSLFSPPSAASANAYHLQPPSAAVAAAAAAAAAGTHGLPSPTIYPPTPPPSTPWIHPWYAGGETF